One region of Helicobacter pylori genomic DNA includes:
- a CDS encoding LapA family protein, with translation MRFYIIFTFLFIVGFGVFVYSIDPQAYAFNLGSYSFNLPIAVWLMGVLGMFAFFSWVFLFKHNLSHKIRLYHEKRDFDKLLKQILSQDTQKTFLKTKFKSDLAKNLSQILARYDLKADLNTPNSGCEKVDNLFKHYHNIENNTLEPKDHAKHSLAYEHAYFSKRLKAFIHNDLKNAFEVLTNAQIPLELRRYAFIEIAQKGSKKEVLKALNAMQDNLDKECVKSFLKAFFEKSLNTDTLKISELCKKVGYDKDDYLKLAQKAQKFLVPDQWFQFFEILSQEDDKAQKAFLFVLLELEMNDLAKEHLAVLSFEEYMLLNAYMDLKQEHKKAYKLEAFL, from the coding sequence ATGCGTTTTTACATTATCTTTACATTTTTGTTTATTGTGGGTTTTGGCGTGTTTGTTTATAGCATCGATCCGCAAGCTTACGCCTTTAATTTAGGGAGCTACAGCTTTAATCTTCCCATTGCGGTATGGCTTATGGGCGTTTTGGGCATGTTCGCTTTTTTTTCATGGGTTTTTTTATTCAAGCACAACCTTAGCCATAAAATCCGCTTATACCACGAAAAAAGGGATTTTGACAAATTGCTCAAACAAATCCTGTCCCAAGACACCCAAAAGACTTTTTTAAAAACGAAATTTAAAAGCGATCTCGCTAAAAACCTCTCCCAAATCTTAGCCCGCTATGATTTAAAGGCTGATTTAAACACGCCAAATAGCGGGTGCGAAAAAGTGGATAACCTTTTTAAGCATTACCACAATATAGAAAACAACACCCTTGAGCCTAAAGATCACGCTAAGCATTCGTTAGCTTATGAACATGCTTATTTTTCTAAACGCTTGAAGGCTTTCATTCATAACGATTTAAAAAACGCCTTTGAAGTGTTAACAAACGCACAAATCCCTTTGGAATTACGCCGCTACGCTTTTATAGAAATCGCCCAAAAAGGCAGCAAAAAAGAGGTTTTAAAGGCTTTGAATGCGATGCAAGACAACTTGGATAAAGAGTGCGTGAAGTCTTTTTTAAAAGCCTTTTTTGAAAAATCCTTAAACACAGACACTTTAAAAATTTCAGAGCTTTGCAAAAAGGTGGGTTATGATAAAGACGATTATTTAAAGCTCGCGCAAAAAGCGCAAAAATTTCTTGTCCCCGATCAATGGTTCCAATTTTTTGAGATTTTAAGCCAAGAAGACGATAAGGCGCAAAAAGCCTTTTTATTCGTGTTGTTAGAATTAGAAATGAACGATCTCGCTAAGGAGCATCTAGCGGTTTTATCTTTTGAAGAATACATGCTTTTAAACGCTTACATGGATTTGAAACAAGAGCATAAAAAAGCCTATAAGTTAGAAGCGTTTTTGTAG